A window from Suncus etruscus isolate mSunEtr1 chromosome 18, mSunEtr1.pri.cur, whole genome shotgun sequence encodes these proteins:
- the CLPS gene encoding colipase — translation MEKILALLLVAAISVAYAVPDPRGIFIGLEEGELCMNSAQCKSKCCHRTSGLSLARCAPKASENSECSTWNLSGVYYKCPCERGLTCEADKTIVGSITNTNFGTCHDIGRRAQE, via the exons ATGGAGAAGATCCTGGCCCTCCTGCTGGTCGCTGCCATCTCCGTGGCCTATGCAGTGCCCGATCCCCGGGGAATCTTCATAGGCCTG GAAGAAGGCGAGCTCTGCATGAACAGTGCCCAGTGCAAAAGCAAGTGCTGCCATCGTACAAGCGGGTTGAGCCTGGCCCGCTGCGCCCCCAAAGCCAGCGAGAACAGCGAGTGCTCCACCTGG aACCTGTCTGGGGTTTACTACAAGTGCCCCTGTGAGCGCGGCCTGACCTGCGAGGCGGACAAGACCATTGTGGGCTCCATCACCAACACCAACTTCGGCACCTGCCACGATATAGGCCGTCGGGCCCAGGAGTGA